A genomic window from Labrus bergylta chromosome 7, fLabBer1.1, whole genome shotgun sequence includes:
- the tnni4b.2 gene encoding troponin I4b, tandem duplicate 2 — protein MITYFCFVLILQKKSKISASRRLALKTKMLKMAAVMYEKELEEKKRERETTLNERLPQLQLSGLSLQDLQALCKDLHHKIDVVDEERYDIDSKVSKNNAEIANLSQKIIELKGKMKRPALKRVKISADAMLGALFGTKVKESVDFKANLKTVKKEEEKKEEVTDWRKNVEAMSGMEGRKKLFDAGQ, from the exons ATGAtaacttatttttgttttgtacttattttacagaaaaagtcaaagatcTCTGCATCTCGCAGACTGGCCCTCAAG acCAAGATGCTGAAAATGGCAGCTGTGATGTATGAGAAGGAGCTAGAAGAGAAAAAGCGGGAAAGAGAAACTACTCTGAATGAGAGACTCCCTCAGCTTCAGCTGTCTGGTTTATCCCTTCAGGACCTTCAG GCTCTGTGCAAAGATCTGCACCATAAGATCGATGTTGTAGATGAAGAACGCTACGACATTGATTCAAAAGTGTCCAAAAATAACGCAGAG ATAGCCAACCTGTCCCAGAAGATCATTGAGCTGAAGGGTAAGATGAAGCGACCTGCTCTCAAGAGGGTGAAGATCTCCGCTGACGCCATGCTGGGAGCTCTGTTTGGCACTAAAGTCAAAGAGTCTGTGGACTTCAAGGCCAACCTCAAGACtgtgaagaaggaggaggagaag aaagaggaggtgACTGACTGGCGTAAAAACGTGGAGGCCATGTCTGGCATGGAGGGCAGAAAGAAGCTCTTCGATGCCGGACAGTAG
- the LOC110003819 gene encoding troponin I, fast skeletal muscle-like, which produces MEIKVGRNEKEIQTLSQKITELKGTKRPNLKRVKKTTEDMLGACTDTSKLRKSDFKANLKTVKKEDEKREEVTDWRKNVEAMSGMEGRKKLFNAGQ; this is translated from the exons ATGGAGATTAAAGtaggaagaaatgaaaaagag ATCCAGACACTGAGTCAgaagatcactgagctgaagggGACAAAGAGGCCCAACTTGAAGAGGGTGAAGAAAACTACAGAGGACATGCTGGGCGCGTGCACGGACACCTCCAAACTCAGGAAGTCTGATTTCAAGGCCAACCTAAAGACAGTGAAGAAGGAGGACGAAAAG AGGGAAGAGGTGACTGACTGGCGTAAGAACGTGGAGGCCATGTCTGGTATGGAGGGAAGGAAGAAGCTGTTTAATGCTGGACAATAA